The nucleotide window CAGGCCCACGCTACGCCGACTGGAGCGGCTGAGGCGTACGGACAGCTCCCGCCCGCCCAAGCGGCAATAACGAATGGACTCAGGCAGCGACCGGGCCATGGACATCGGCAGGTTGGCGATCGGCCGGCCAGCACGGACCCACGCCGCTGATCCGGGCCATTTCGGTTTCGATCCAGGCCTCGACCTCGCGCGTCACCTGATCAGGCGACTTGCCCACGGTGCTGATGGCCGGGCCCACCGACAGGGTGATTTCCCCGGCATGTTTCAGAAAGCTATTGCGTGGCCAGAACTCGCCCGAGTTGACCGCCACCGGCACCACCGGCACCCCGGCGCCACAGGCGACGCGGGCACCCCCCGACTTGTACTTGCCACGCTTGCCCGCGGCAACGCGCGTACCCTCGGGAAAGATCACGATCCAGGCACCCGCAGCGAGACGCTCGCGGCCCTGCTCGATCAGCTGGCGGGTGGCTTCCATGCGGTTGCTGCGGTTCAGGGCGATGGGCTTGAGGCTCCAGAGCCCCCAGCCGAAGAACGGAATCCACAGCAGTTCGCGCTTCACCACCCAGGCCGTCAGTGGCAGCAGCTGCTGCAGGGCCATGGTTTCCCAGGCGGACTGGTGCTTGCTCATCACCACGGCGGCCTGCTTAGGCAGGTTTTCGCGGCCGATCACGCGGCTGCGCACGCCGCAGGTAAGCCGTAGCCAGCTCACGGCAAACCAGCACCAGTAGCTGATGACGGCATAGCGGATCGTATACGGCAGGGGAATGGCGATGATGCAGGCAAAGGCACAGAGCACCGTGTTCAGTGCCCAACCCGTCATATACAGCAGTGAACGCAATGCAAGCATGGGGTTTCCATCCGCCGGCTCAGAGCCGATCAGCCTCGTCCTTGCTGATCAGATACAACGCGGCATCCATCAGGTCGTAACAGACATGGGTCAATTCCGGCAAACCGCCGGCCGCGAGTGTTTTCTCACCTTTGCCGGTGCGCACCAGAATCGGCTGGGCGCCCACGACAGCAGCCGCTTCCAGATCACGCAGGCTGTCACCAATCACCGGGGTGTTGTCGAGGCGCACATCGAATCGCTGGGCAATATCGCGGTACATGCCGGGTTTGGGTTTGCGGCAATCGCATTGCATATCGGCCGTGTGCGGGCAGAAAAAGATGCCGTCTACCCGGCCACCCACGCTGGCAAGCAGGCGATGCAGTTTGTCGTGCATGGCGTTTAGCTCGCTCATGCCGAAGAAGCCACGGCCGATGCCGCTCTGGTTCGAAGCGATCACGACGCGCCAGCCCGCGTGATTGAGCAGGGCAATGGCCTCAAGACTACCCTCGATGGGCAACCACTCGGCCGCCGACTTCACGAAGTCGTCGCGGTCATGGTTGATGACGCCGTCGCGGTCGAGGATGACGAGTTTCATGGCAAGTGCTTAGTCGGCCAGCAAGGAGATATCCGCAACGCGGTTCATCAACGCGCCCAGCGCTGCCAGCAGCGCCAGCCGGTTATTGCGCACGGCCAAGTCATCGGCCATCACCATCACGCTATCGAAGAAGGCATCGACCGGGGTCTTGAGGCTGGCCAGCTGCTTGAGCGCGCCGGTGTAGTCGTGCGCCGCAAACGCGGCTTCGAACGGACCGGCCACGCTTTGCAGTGCGCCGTGCAGATCGCGCTCGGCGGCCTCAATGAGCTTGCCGGCATCAATCGCGGGCAACGCCGTGCCCTCAGGCACGTTCTTCTTGAGGATGTTGCGGATGCGCTTGTTGGCGGCAGCCAGCGCCGTTGCTTCAGGCAGTTGCTTGAACTCGGCCACGGCCGCAAGGCGTGCGCCCAGTTCGTTGAAGGTGCTTGGTGCATCGGCCAGCACGGCTTCGATATCGGCAGCGGGGTAATCAGCGGCCAACAGGTTGCGCAGGCGGTCGAGCATGAAACCGAACACGCCTTCCACCGTGCCTTCGGCCACCACGCCCGCCGGGAAGGATTCGGCCGTGCGGGCCAGCAGCACGCGCAGGTCCAGCGGCAGCTTGGCTTCCACCAGCATGCGTAGTACGCCCAAGGCGGCACGGCGCAGCGCGTAGGGGTCTTTGTCGCCAGTCGGAATCAGGCCGATACCCCAGATGCCGACCAGGGTTTCGAGTTTATCCGCCAGGGAGACGGCTTGCGCGACGGCACCTTGCGGCAGCGTATCGCCCGCAAAGCGCGGGTGGTAGTGACCTTCAATCGCAGCGGCCACGGCTTCGTGCTCGCCATCGAGACGGGCGTAGTAAGTGCCCATGATGCCTTGCAGCTCGGGGAATTCGCCAACCATATCGCTGACGAGATCCGCCTTGGCCAGATGGGCCGCGCGCGCCGCCAGCGAGGTGTCTTCGCCCAGCAGTTCGGCGACCTGTGCCGCAATCGACTCAAGCCGGGTGATGCGCTCAAGCTGGCTGCCGATCTTGTTGTGGTAGACCACGTTCGCCATGCGGCCCAGACGGCTGTCGAGCCGGTGCTTCTGGTCCTGCTCGTAGAAGAACTTGGCGTCGCCAAGACGAGCGCGAAGCACGCGGGCATTGCCGTGGACGATGAAACGCGGATCGGCCGTTTCCAGGTTGGAGACGATCAGGTAGCGGTTCATCAGCTTGCCCGCAGCATCCAGCAGCGGAAAATATTTCTGGTTCTGCTGCATGGTCAGGATCAGGCACTCCTGCGGCACCTTGAGGAATTCGGCTTCGAATTCCCCCTCCAGCACCACTGGCCATTCGACCAAACCTGTCACTTCGTCGATCAGTGCATCACCACCAGCGTAAGTCGCGCCGTGGCGGGCGGCCATGGCATCGAGCTTGGCTTTGATGGCCGCGCGGCGTGCATCGAAGCTGGCAATCACCTTGCCTTGCGTGGCCAGTGTATCGGCATAGGCATCGGCACTGGCGACCTCCACCGTACCTTGCGAGAGGAAGCGGTGGCCGCCGCTAACGCGACCGGCTTGCAGATTGAGCACCGAAGCCGGCACCACTTGGGCGCCATGCAGCACGATCAGGCCATGCACAGGGCGCACGAACTGGACTTCATTGGCGCCCCAGCGCATCAGCTTGGGGGCGGGCAGCTTGCGGACAGTCTCGGCGAGTATCGCGTCGATCACACCGGCCAAGGCATCACCCTGCACACGCTGGCGCAGGTAGAGCGCATCGGCCTTGCCGTCGGGCTTGCGTTCGAGCGAGGGAATCACCGAGGCGTCCAGCCCCTTCTTTTCCAGGCTCTTGAGCAGCGGCATGGCCGGCTTGCCCTCGGCATCGAAGGCCACCGCCACGCTGATGATCTTTTCCTCGACTTCGCGCTCGGGCGCTTGCGCCAGCACGCGCTGCACGGCCACACCCAGACGGCGCGGCGAGGCAAACACCTCGAAGGCCGGCTCGGCATCAGCCAGCAGGTGGCGCGCCTTGAGCTCGCCAACAATGGTGTCGGCAAAGGCGCGGGCCAGCTTGGGCAGCGCCTTGGGTGGCAGTTCTTCGGTAAACAGTTCGATCAGCAGGGTTTGGGTCATGACGCTTACACGGTGCTAGGCGCGGCGGGTTGCCGCGCCGGGGTTATCACTTCTTGCCGGCTTCTTTTTCACGGTTGATCTTGCAGACCTGCGTAAAGAAATCCTGCATATAGGTTTGCTGGGTAACGGGGTCAAATACCCACTGGAACCCCGGCACATCCTTGCGGCTGACTTCGTCGTCGTCCTTGTCGTGCAGCTCGATGGCAATGCTGGCCATTTCACTCTTGGCGCAATCGAGCGCAAAGCGGCTGTATTCGCGACGGAAAGTATCGCCGTCCTTGGATTCCTGATCCTTGTCGAAGCTGCGGCGCACCCAGACGTAGACGTACTCGTCGGAGCCGAAGGAATCATCGTGGCCGATCGATTCCCACGAAACCTCGATCTTCATGCCCGGCTGTTCGCCATACAGGCGCCAGTCGGCTGTCTTCTCGTCGGGTACCGGCTCGGGCGGTGCCGCATCGTCGGTGTTCATGTAACTGCCGCCCATCTTGCCGCAGGCGGCTAGCATCAGCATCGTGATCAACAGGGCGGCACGCTTCATGGATCAGTCCTTTTTCAGCATCGGGAAACCGAGCGCCTCGCGTGCGGTGTAATAGGCTTGCGCCACGCCGCGCGACAGGTTGCGGATACGACCAATGTAGGCTGCGCGCTCGGTCACCGAAATCGCGCCGCGCGCATCG belongs to Chitinimonas sp. BJYL2 and includes:
- a CDS encoding 1-acyl-sn-glycerol-3-phosphate acyltransferase — its product is MLALRSLLYMTGWALNTVLCAFACIIAIPLPYTIRYAVISYWCWFAVSWLRLTCGVRSRVIGRENLPKQAAVVMSKHQSAWETMALQQLLPLTAWVVKRELLWIPFFGWGLWSLKPIALNRSNRMEATRQLIEQGRERLAAGAWIVIFPEGTRVAAGKRGKYKSGGARVACGAGVPVVPVAVNSGEFWPRNSFLKHAGEITLSVGPAISTVGKSPDQVTREVEAWIETEMARISGVGPCWPADRQPADVHGPVAA
- the gmhB gene encoding D-glycero-beta-D-manno-heptose 1,7-bisphosphate 7-phosphatase, whose translation is MKLVILDRDGVINHDRDDFVKSAAEWLPIEGSLEAIALLNHAGWRVVIASNQSGIGRGFFGMSELNAMHDKLHRLLASVGGRVDGIFFCPHTADMQCDCRKPKPGMYRDIAQRFDVRLDNTPVIGDSLRDLEAAAVVGAQPILVRTGKGEKTLAAGGLPELTHVCYDLMDAALYLISKDEADRL
- the glyS gene encoding glycine--tRNA ligase subunit beta, translated to MTQTLLIELFTEELPPKALPKLARAFADTIVGELKARHLLADAEPAFEVFASPRRLGVAVQRVLAQAPEREVEEKIISVAVAFDAEGKPAMPLLKSLEKKGLDASVIPSLERKPDGKADALYLRQRVQGDALAGVIDAILAETVRKLPAPKLMRWGANEVQFVRPVHGLIVLHGAQVVPASVLNLQAGRVSGGHRFLSQGTVEVASADAYADTLATQGKVIASFDARRAAIKAKLDAMAARHGATYAGGDALIDEVTGLVEWPVVLEGEFEAEFLKVPQECLILTMQQNQKYFPLLDAAGKLMNRYLIVSNLETADPRFIVHGNARVLRARLGDAKFFYEQDQKHRLDSRLGRMANVVYHNKIGSQLERITRLESIAAQVAELLGEDTSLAARAAHLAKADLVSDMVGEFPELQGIMGTYYARLDGEHEAVAAAIEGHYHPRFAGDTLPQGAVAQAVSLADKLETLVGIWGIGLIPTGDKDPYALRRAALGVLRMLVEAKLPLDLRVLLARTAESFPAGVVAEGTVEGVFGFMLDRLRNLLAADYPAADIEAVLADAPSTFNELGARLAAVAEFKQLPEATALAAANKRIRNILKKNVPEGTALPAIDAGKLIEAAERDLHGALQSVAGPFEAAFAAHDYTGALKQLASLKTPVDAFFDSVMVMADDLAVRNNRLALLAALGALMNRVADISLLAD
- a CDS encoding lipoprotein is translated as MKRAALLITMLMLAACGKMGGSYMNTDDAAPPEPVPDEKTADWRLYGEQPGMKIEVSWESIGHDDSFGSDEYVYVWVRRSFDKDQESKDGDTFRREYSRFALDCAKSEMASIAIELHDKDDDEVSRKDVPGFQWVFDPVTQQTYMQDFFTQVCKINREKEAGKK